TCGAGACCGACATGGTAAAACAGATGCTGGCAGGACCCGCAGGTGACGATATCAAAAACCAGAGCCCCTTGAAACGGGCCGCCCGTCCCGATGAAATAGCCCGTACTGTGCTGTTTCTGGCAGGTGAGGGCGTCGACTACCTGACCGGCTGTATTATTGATGCCAATGGCGCGTCCTACCTGCGCACCTGACGGTTGTAATATTCTTGAACTTCAGTAATCATCGCCCCTTCCGATACTAATAACAAAATGGCTCGGTGAGTTCAGGAGGGAGCATGAAATCCATATTTATCTGCATCATTATATTGATTATGATGACGACGGTTACTGCTGTCAGCGAAGACTACCCGATCAACGCCACCACTGCCGATGGGCGCACGGTCGTGTTATATCCGGAAGGGACCTGGGACTATGTAACTTCGGATCGCGGCCAAAGCCAGTCATCAGCAGTTTTTGAAAAACCGGAAGGTGCCACTTCGGCGATCAAGAGCAAGAAAGGTCTGGTCGAGGTCTGGTACGATCCGAGTAAATGGAACCTGATTCAGACCAGCACCAACGGCGACGCGGAGTTTATGCTCGAACACGCCACCGAGGACTGTTTCGCTCTCGTGATCGTGGAAAGAATCAGCATGACCCTCGAGACTTTGCGCAACCTGGCAGTCGAAAACGCGCGCGCCGCCGGAAGCAGTGTCGATGTGGTCGAGGAAGAAGTGCGCAGAATCAACGGACGCAATATGCTGGTGATGGGAATCGAGGGAATCATCGAGGGCATCATGTTCCACTACCAGGGCTACTACTGGGCCGGAAAATCGGGAGCTGTGCAGGTGGTCGCCTTCACCGGAAGCAATCTTTTCGGCGAATACCGTCAGGATATCGACGATCTCCTGAACGGCACCATGATCCTGGCAGATTAAGCTTCTTTGCGGAAACGCTGGATTTTCCAGTAAGTCAAACTTCGCCACAGCCATTCAGCCGGGCCGAAACGAAAATGTTTTAGCCAGATCGGGCTGTAAATAAGTTGCAGGATCCAGACCGCGAATACCACCAGAAACTGCGTGGACCGTTCCAGGTGACCGTATAAACCCAAACCATAGCCGTAAAAGAAAGTGGTGCATAAAATCGACTGCATCAGGTAATTTGTGAGCGCCATCCGGCCAACCGCCGCCAGCCTCGCCATCAGCGCATTCAGCCAGCCCGACTTACAGATCAGCATCACCAGCCCGACATGCCCCAGGGCGACCGCGATACTGCCGACGTAATTAAACGGCAGACCGATTTTATAGATCTGGTCAAATTCATGGATGTACAGGAAATATGAATCATAAATAGTCAAAGGCAGACCCAGCGCATACCCCAGAATCATCATCTTAAGATAAAAGCCTTTGCTTTTCTGGCCGGATAGTATTCCCCTGCGAAGAAGCGACATCCCCAGAAGCATCAGACCACCCGCGCGCCACAGCAGATAAAACGGGATCGCCATTGTCTGCATCTCGATCACCCGGGGAATCCTGAATTTCAGTATATCGGTGTAACCTCCGCGGTAAGCCTCCACTTCTTCCTCGATATCCTCGTTATGAGTGAACATCTCAGTTTTGATCTCCGTCCAGGCTTCATGCATTTCGACCTGGAGGTCCTCCGGCTTTTCTCCGGCCTCGACAGCTTCCTCGTGAAGCTGTGACTGTGTGCGGGCAAAATCGAAAAACAGCACTCCCCCGGTGATTGAAATGAATCCGACCGAGAGCACAATAACGGCGGAGATCAAAAGTCCCTTGGCGGAAAGCTTTCGAAACAAGAACAGCAACAACCCGCAGACCGCGTAGGGCACCAGAATGTCGCCGATCCAGATCAGGTAGGAATGTATCAGGCCGATCACCAGTAGCCACAAGGTGCGCCGGTAATAAACCGGCCCGACCGGCACACCCCTGCTTTCGGCCCGCTCGCTCATGATCAAAAAGCCGGCCCCGAACAGCATCGAAAAGATCGCCATAAACTTCAGGTTGCAGAACATATTCGTAATTGCCCACACAACCAGGTTCAAGCCCTCAGCACCGCCATAGGCCCTGGGAGAAAAGTAAGCGAATCCCGGCATGGCGAAAAAATATATGTTCATGCTTAAAATTCCGAGCAGAGCGACGCCCCGCAGGCTGTCGATGACGGAAATCCTCTCCCCGCTTTCAACCGGTCCGAGATGGGGATCCGTCAGTTTTTTGGAATCGCCGATGTCTGTCATTTAACCGCCTAAATCTCAGGTGGATCGATTCTTAGAATCCGGAGGTATTGATTTATCTGGCTACGATGATGGATATCGTGCTCGATGACATGGACGTAGATCCAGGCGCCTTTGAATTTGTGGACCTGCGTTTTGCCCTCAATTATGTACTCTTCCGCCAGAATTTCATCGCTGGCGGAAAACAATGCGAGCATCCGGCGCTGATGATCCTCGAGATGCTTTCTGATGATATCCTTTTCGGGGCAAAGTCGTCCGGCGACTGCCAGCTCGGCAGATTCCTGTTTCAACATCACTTCCGAATACCACCAGTCGGAGCATTCGGCGATATGCAAAAACAGGTTGCCGAGTTCGATCATCTTCTCCGCCGGAGCCCAGTCGAGCCTGCCTGCAGGGGATTTATCGAGAGCTTCCAGAATATTGGGGTAGAT
This is a stretch of genomic DNA from Candidatus Zixiibacteriota bacterium. It encodes these proteins:
- a CDS encoding DUF418 domain-containing protein, with the translated sequence MTDIGDSKKLTDPHLGPVESGERISVIDSLRGVALLGILSMNIYFFAMPGFAYFSPRAYGGAEGLNLVVWAITNMFCNLKFMAIFSMLFGAGFLIMSERAESRGVPVGPVYYRRTLWLLVIGLIHSYLIWIGDILVPYAVCGLLLFLFRKLSAKGLLISAVIVLSVGFISITGGVLFFDFARTQSQLHEEAVEAGEKPEDLQVEMHEAWTEIKTEMFTHNEDIEEEVEAYRGGYTDILKFRIPRVIEMQTMAIPFYLLWRAGGLMLLGMSLLRRGILSGQKSKGFYLKMMILGYALGLPLTIYDSYFLYIHEFDQIYKIGLPFNYVGSIAVALGHVGLVMLICKSGWLNALMARLAAVGRMALTNYLMQSILCTTFFYGYGLGLYGHLERSTQFLVVFAVWILQLIYSPIWLKHFRFGPAEWLWRSLTYWKIQRFRKEA